A DNA window from Janibacter sp. A1S7 contains the following coding sequences:
- a CDS encoding tripartite tricarboxylate transporter permease, protein MGPLSLLADGFSVVLAPENLLFVFLGVTIGTVIGVLPGLGPTATIALLLPITYSISPEAAIMMLAGVYYGSMYGGTITSVLLRIPGEAASAITAVDGYEMTRQGRGGPALGIAAIGSFIGGTVAILGLAFVAPLLASWALRFGPPEYAALTILGLVLVTYLGTKSTLKSVIAALLGLLLAVVGPDPIMGTSRYSFGIPEMFSGIDLVAIAMGLFGIGEIMYNLEKRLTGSGTIGEINGIIPTRDDWNQSRGSIARGTLLGFPIGMLPGGGGVMSSLASYATEKKLAKDPSRFGKGAIQGVAGPETANNASSISAFIPLLTLGLPSNAVLALILGALMMQDITPGPNMIVEHPELFWGVIASMFIGNAILLALNLPFVGIFVQLLRVRIGIIGGIALLVTLVGVYTINYTEFDMWVMLAAGLVGYLMRKTGFEPAPLVLAFVLGSVLEIAFRQSMLLSEGSMSIFFSRPVAASIFAVMGLVVLSSIVGAVRRRRGTTGGFIDKTKQLAED, encoded by the coding sequence ATGGGACCCCTGTCGCTGCTCGCTGACGGATTCAGCGTCGTCCTCGCTCCTGAGAACCTGCTCTTCGTCTTCCTCGGGGTCACGATCGGGACTGTCATCGGTGTGCTCCCGGGACTCGGCCCCACCGCGACTATCGCGTTGTTGCTGCCCATCACGTACTCGATCTCTCCCGAGGCCGCGATCATGATGCTGGCCGGCGTCTACTACGGGTCGATGTACGGGGGCACCATCACCTCGGTCCTGCTGCGCATCCCCGGTGAGGCGGCGAGCGCCATCACCGCCGTCGACGGTTACGAGATGACGCGTCAGGGACGTGGTGGTCCAGCGCTCGGGATCGCAGCGATCGGCTCCTTCATCGGCGGCACGGTCGCGATCCTCGGCCTGGCGTTCGTGGCGCCGCTGCTCGCCTCATGGGCGCTGCGCTTCGGTCCGCCGGAGTACGCGGCCCTGACCATCCTCGGTCTCGTCCTCGTGACCTACTTGGGCACCAAGTCGACCCTTAAGAGCGTCATCGCAGCGCTCCTCGGCCTCCTGCTCGCAGTGGTCGGCCCGGACCCGATCATGGGTACGTCCAGGTACTCCTTCGGCATCCCGGAGATGTTCTCGGGGATCGACTTGGTCGCGATCGCCATGGGCCTCTTCGGTATCGGCGAGATCATGTACAACCTCGAGAAGCGGCTGACGGGTTCAGGCACGATCGGCGAGATCAACGGAATCATCCCCACGCGCGACGACTGGAACCAGTCCCGGGGCTCCATCGCCCGAGGCACCCTGCTCGGGTTCCCCATCGGCATGCTGCCCGGTGGCGGGGGAGTGATGTCGTCGCTCGCCTCCTACGCGACTGAGAAGAAGCTTGCCAAGGACCCGAGCCGTTTCGGCAAGGGCGCCATTCAGGGCGTCGCGGGCCCTGAGACGGCCAACAACGCGTCGTCGATCTCGGCCTTCATCCCCCTTCTCACGCTCGGCCTGCCGTCCAATGCCGTCCTGGCCCTGATCCTCGGCGCCCTGATGATGCAGGACATCACCCCCGGGCCGAACATGATCGTGGAGCACCCCGAGCTGTTCTGGGGAGTCATCGCCTCCATGTTCATCGGCAACGCGATCCTGCTCGCGCTGAACCTGCCGTTCGTGGGGATCTTCGTCCAGCTGCTCCGGGTCCGCATCGGCATCATCGGTGGCATCGCCCTGCTCGTGACCCTCGTCGGCGTCTACACGATCAACTACACCGAGTTCGACATGTGGGTCATGCTCGCCGCCGGGCTGGTCGGCTACCTCATGCGGAAGACGGGCTTCGAGCCCGCCCCGCTCGTGCTCGCATTCGTGCTGGGAAGTGTGCTCGAGATCGCCTTCCGACAGTCGATGCTGCTGTCGGAAGGCTCGATGTCCATCTTCTTCTCCCGCCCCGTCGCGGCTTCGATCTTCGCGGTCATGGGGTTGGTCGTCCTCTCCTCGATCGTCGGTGCCGTCCGCCGGCGACGTGGCACCACGGGCGGCTTCATCGACAAGACCAAACAACTCGCGGAGGACTGA
- a CDS encoding tripartite tricarboxylate transporter TctB family protein: MSEMTDQEQTLTEVATEGSERRVRGTGWIASKVPLLFVVAVALVFHVKGGDMAVGTLSQPGPGFWPRVLVISLIVSSVVGLCVDLTDGIEAFELSNSVRVLAGFVALCLFVVVFQNTGMILAGMILLMLWLKGLNGESWRLSAIIAVVAPILTYLLFAQALGVRFPDDIVASLWGGR, from the coding sequence ATGAGCGAGATGACGGATCAAGAGCAGACCCTCACCGAGGTCGCCACTGAAGGGTCCGAGCGCCGCGTGCGAGGCACCGGATGGATTGCGTCCAAGGTGCCTTTGCTATTCGTGGTGGCCGTCGCCTTGGTCTTCCACGTCAAGGGCGGGGACATGGCCGTAGGAACGCTGAGCCAACCTGGCCCCGGGTTCTGGCCCCGGGTCCTGGTCATCTCGTTGATCGTGAGCTCGGTCGTCGGCCTGTGCGTCGACCTGACCGACGGCATCGAGGCATTCGAGCTGTCCAACTCGGTACGCGTCCTCGCGGGCTTCGTCGCACTGTGCCTCTTCGTGGTGGTGTTCCAGAACACCGGCATGATCCTCGCCGGGATGATCCTCCTGATGCTCTGGCTGAAGGGCCTCAACGGGGAGTCTTGGCGGCTGTCCGCGATCATCGCCGTCGTCGCGCCGATCCTGACCTATCTGTTGTTCGCCCAGGCCCTGGGGGTTCGCTTCCCCGACGACATCGTCGCCAGTCTCTGGGGAGGTCGCTGA
- a CDS encoding acyl-CoA dehydrogenase family protein yields the protein MKIAFEPEQHDLAAGFDRAAAAVASPQVARGLWDTETGRSADLWRAVAEMGLTAIVVPGQNEGFGGTLVDLALVLERIGHHAVPDALLEALVTGPVAIARAGSSKQQEAWLPGIADGSIRATAALRGLTSVPDAHVSDVLVYREGESLHLADLSRCALTPLVSMDPSRRQFAVEVPPEAAEPLPGSAAALEAVLAHEASGSASVLIGLAQRMIDYTVDYVQVREQFGRVIGSFQAVKHQLADATARIVLARFQVHAAAAKVAAGAEDARHASLAARRVALDAEFEANRAALQLHGGIGFTWEHDLQIWLKRGKALEQAHGNRGEVADELGAAVLATL from the coding sequence ATGAAGATCGCATTCGAACCCGAGCAGCACGACCTGGCGGCGGGATTCGACCGCGCCGCAGCCGCTGTCGCCAGCCCCCAGGTCGCCCGTGGCCTGTGGGACACCGAGACCGGTCGTTCCGCGGACCTGTGGCGGGCCGTGGCCGAGATGGGGCTGACCGCGATCGTAGTCCCCGGGCAGAACGAGGGGTTCGGCGGCACGCTCGTCGACCTGGCCCTCGTCCTGGAGCGCATCGGTCACCACGCGGTCCCGGACGCCCTGCTGGAGGCGCTCGTGACGGGCCCGGTGGCGATCGCCCGGGCCGGCTCGAGCAAGCAGCAGGAGGCATGGCTCCCCGGCATCGCCGACGGGTCCATACGCGCGACCGCGGCACTGCGGGGGCTCACCTCGGTGCCCGACGCACATGTGAGCGACGTGCTCGTCTACCGGGAGGGCGAATCCCTGCACCTGGCGGACCTGAGTCGCTGCGCCCTCACGCCGCTGGTCTCGATGGACCCCTCGCGACGGCAGTTCGCCGTCGAGGTCCCGCCCGAGGCCGCCGAGCCGCTGCCCGGCTCCGCGGCGGCTCTCGAGGCGGTGTTGGCGCACGAGGCATCCGGCTCGGCCTCGGTCCTCATTGGGCTGGCGCAGCGGATGATCGACTACACCGTGGACTACGTCCAGGTACGCGAGCAGTTCGGACGGGTCATCGGCTCCTTCCAGGCGGTGAAGCATCAGCTGGCGGACGCGACCGCGCGGATCGTCCTGGCCCGGTTCCAGGTGCACGCCGCGGCCGCCAAGGTCGCTGCCGGCGCTGAGGACGCGCGCCACGCGTCGTTGGCCGCCCGCCGAGTGGCCCTCGACGCCGAGTTCGAGGCCAACCGCGCTGCCTTGCAGCTCCACGGGGGCATCGGGTTTACCTGGGAGCACGACTTGCAGATCTGGCTCAAGCGGGGCAAGGCGCTCGAGCAGGCCCACGGCAACAGGGGAGAGGTGGCGGACGAGCTCGGCGCCGCCGTCCTCGCGACTCTGTGA
- a CDS encoding acyl-CoA dehydrogenase family protein: protein MDLTFTPEQQAFRRELQDWFTENRPQGRLDSPYSEPGFSQHMEWETKLHAAGWAAPSWPSEAGGRDLDPWAEFIYDEEYARFRLPERLNKMGLVHGGPTVMAHGTEQQKRAFLPGILDCSDIWCQGFSEPGAGSDLAAVRTTGRIEGDTMVVDGQKIWTSQGVIATTMFALVRTDPQSRGHRGITFVIIDLRSPGVEVRPLGQLHGNPGFAEVFFTGVEVPVANVIGEVGDGWRVASTSLALERGTSRGSQTRMEQALVDLARDTADAGSDPRSVRRLGELAAWVSAYEQAAYASTHEIATGRSKDYSSFIKMLGTEILTAVHEENLEVLQAGAEVMADHGPNNEMFGMRRNYWHGRGAEIYAGSNEIQRNLIAERQLGLPKEPRG from the coding sequence ATGGATCTGACGTTCACACCCGAGCAGCAGGCGTTTCGGCGCGAGCTGCAGGACTGGTTCACCGAGAACAGGCCCCAGGGCCGACTCGACAGCCCGTACTCCGAGCCCGGCTTCAGCCAGCACATGGAGTGGGAGACGAAGCTGCACGCGGCAGGATGGGCCGCTCCGAGCTGGCCGAGCGAGGCCGGCGGACGCGACCTCGACCCGTGGGCCGAGTTCATCTACGACGAGGAGTACGCCCGCTTCCGCCTCCCCGAGCGCCTGAACAAGATGGGCCTGGTCCACGGCGGACCGACCGTCATGGCCCACGGGACGGAGCAGCAGAAGCGGGCCTTCCTCCCCGGCATCCTCGACTGCTCGGACATCTGGTGCCAGGGCTTCTCCGAGCCCGGTGCCGGCAGCGACCTCGCCGCGGTGCGCACGACGGGCCGGATCGAGGGCGACACCATGGTCGTCGACGGCCAGAAGATCTGGACGTCCCAGGGTGTCATCGCCACGACCATGTTCGCCCTCGTGCGCACCGACCCGCAGTCCCGCGGGCACCGTGGGATCACCTTCGTCATCATCGACCTGCGCTCCCCGGGGGTGGAGGTGCGGCCGCTCGGGCAGCTGCACGGCAACCCGGGTTTCGCCGAGGTGTTCTTCACCGGAGTCGAGGTACCGGTGGCCAACGTGATCGGCGAGGTCGGCGACGGCTGGCGGGTGGCATCGACCTCGCTGGCGCTGGAGCGCGGGACCTCGCGCGGCAGCCAGACCCGCATGGAGCAGGCTCTGGTCGACCTCGCACGCGACACCGCCGACGCAGGCTCGGACCCGAGGTCCGTCCGACGTCTGGGAGAGCTCGCCGCGTGGGTCTCTGCCTACGAGCAGGCCGCCTACGCCTCCACCCACGAGATCGCCACGGGGCGGAGCAAGGACTACTCCAGCTTCATCAAGATGCTGGGAACCGAGATCCTCACCGCGGTGCACGAGGAGAACCTCGAGGTGCTCCAGGCGGGCGCCGAGGTCATGGCCGACCACGGTCCGAACAACGAGATGTTCGGCATGCGCCGCAACTACTGGCATGGCCGTGGTGCGGAGATCTACGCCGGATCCAACGAGATCCAGCGCAACCTCATCGCCGAGCGCCAGCTCGGCCTTCCCAAGGAGCCACGCGGATGA
- a CDS encoding tripartite tricarboxylate transporter substrate binding protein, with amino-acid sequence MKKLGIGTLAGVLALSMAACGSSGSAGGSGGEGYPDDDINMTVTYAAGGPTDISGRAIAAAFEKQLDTSVVVQNVEGASGSVGSAEVARAKPDGYNIGMTTTSAVSRVPLIEDVGFTLEDVAPIGVVTQGAGVLLVGVDSPYESIDDLVKAAKDKPGEIKIGAAGAQTPQAVEIERWQSEYDVPVQLVPFQGDAPAVTALLGGNVDAVVPAYTESVQAHHEAGKIRPLAVMGSERVPFLPDTPTFAESGFEDLIYGVSTFILIAPAGTPDDVIATLEDALEKAVQDEATYEALSGEIMVPEEFIGSEELTKKMNEEIAVLEPVLKDLFG; translated from the coding sequence ATGAAGAAACTGGGCATCGGCACTCTCGCCGGCGTTCTGGCCCTGTCGATGGCTGCCTGCGGGAGCTCTGGCTCCGCTGGTGGCTCCGGAGGCGAGGGATACCCCGACGATGACATCAACATGACCGTGACATATGCGGCCGGGGGGCCCACGGACATCTCCGGGCGAGCAATCGCAGCCGCCTTCGAAAAGCAGCTGGACACATCCGTCGTCGTCCAGAACGTCGAGGGCGCCTCTGGCTCCGTCGGGTCGGCTGAGGTCGCGCGTGCCAAGCCCGACGGGTACAACATCGGCATGACGACGACGTCGGCCGTGAGTCGGGTCCCTTTGATCGAGGATGTGGGCTTCACGCTTGAGGACGTTGCACCGATCGGCGTTGTAACGCAGGGAGCAGGTGTGCTCCTGGTTGGTGTCGACTCGCCGTACGAGTCCATAGACGACTTGGTGAAGGCCGCGAAGGATAAGCCCGGCGAGATCAAGATCGGTGCTGCCGGCGCACAGACCCCGCAGGCCGTCGAGATCGAGCGGTGGCAGAGTGAGTACGACGTCCCGGTGCAGCTCGTGCCGTTCCAGGGTGACGCCCCAGCTGTGACCGCACTCCTCGGCGGCAATGTCGATGCGGTCGTGCCCGCATACACCGAGAGCGTCCAGGCCCATCACGAGGCAGGCAAGATCCGCCCGCTCGCGGTGATGGGATCCGAGCGGGTGCCCTTCTTGCCCGACACTCCCACCTTTGCCGAGTCCGGCTTCGAAGATCTCATCTATGGGGTTTCGACATTCATCCTGATCGCTCCGGCCGGGACGCCCGATGACGTCATCGCCACGCTTGAGGACGCTCTGGAGAAGGCTGTCCAGGACGAGGCGACCTACGAGGCGCTGTCGGGCGAGATCATGGTTCCCGAGGAGTTCATCGGGTCCGAGGAGCTGACCAAGAAGATGAACGAGGAGATCGCGGTCCTTGAGCCAGTGCTGAAGGACCTCTTCGGCTGA